A region of the Euwallacea similis isolate ESF13 chromosome 10, ESF131.1, whole genome shotgun sequence genome:
GAACGTTAATGCTTCTTCGATATTGAGGATATATCCCATATCCCGAGGTTCTTTAATGGGTAGGCGCTTCagtgaatcccacactacccggccgCCAGAACAACAGGTCGGACGTCTTTTTAACGATTTTCCTCgtgaaaaaatatgcaaaaaattaaattttatttaaacttggAACTCATTAACAAACGCAAATGACTCCACGTTAAAGTAAGTGGAGTGactcttaaattaaaataatatcactatttttcattataaatgttataaatgttttgaaaGACAGTAACTATCAGCgcaaatttttatgaaaaaatccaagatAAATCACTACTCTCTAATTATCCCAAAATTGAATCCCCACGAAACCGGCACCTACGaacctaataaaatatttctcctcCATTggagttatttatttatttctgaagGTACTTGAAAATTGATGCTTTGTGGGATTAACTTACGCACTCATAAATTGTTGCTCCTTGTTAATTGCTAGAGAGAGCAAAAGACTGCAGATGAAAAAGTAAATCTAAGAAAAGGAACCTGAAAATCCCGGAAAGAGTTCAAAGGTTCATTGAATGCGAATACCAATCCAAAACGAACCAAATACAATGCGATACCAATGTTCCCTTTCTAATTTTAACCTTGCCATTTTAAGGTAAACCAAATAGGTTCTTGTTAAGAACACTGTGGTTTTCTGTTTTTCCACTATACAGTCATTCTTACTAAATTGGAAAGTCTTCATGGATTATCCGTACCTGTAAATTCCCTATAACACTCTTAATTGTTACAACACGCATTTTTTAATGccgaattttaattaatttaggtGCTGCAATTTTACGCTTAAGATaaacatattattaattatttcattcagCATTTAGAGTTGTCGCAACTCTATTTTTATGCTAAAAGGGTAATTAAACACAGGGTCACTTGCACTTATTTCTTCATTAACTTCTATTCATGGGGTAACGCGTTACGTTAGGTATGTATCGTAATGCATGTGCGATGATTTGCATTAATCTAAAATGGGATGGGAGTCTTCCCAGATTTATTATTCttcaatttaacaatttttactgATTCATTTATGCATTGCATAATGTGCTGCTCCTTTTTCGATTTTCTGTGGTGGAAGCCTTTGATTGCAAAGAGGCATACCTGGTGTAGTGCTGAAATTCATGCTGGGAGGACTTCAAAACTATTTTAGGTATTGAACTTAAATCTATGTAATTAGAACGATATGAAgctaaattgatttttaatagggacatttaaacattaaagattcaatattttaaaattacagatAAACCTTTCGCgtttaaaacacatttaaaaagcagaaatgcattcaaaattgttttcaggAAGATTTTAGCTATCCATTGATATGTCACAGAAGGGGTGTtcccatttaattttagtaaGTTGGGGTGTGTGGGGGTGAATAGCAACACATTCATTTATGGGTCAAAAGGTGGCtcgcaaaaaataaagatttaagtgtttttggaaatttttaatgctgCAATAGTTTTTGAGACTTTTTGGTTGggcagtttttaaaaagttaccCTGTATAGCACTGCCACCCTACTAAGCATACTTAATTTGGAAATTAGAATTGGAATGCTATCAAGTCCTGCGTTGAGAGGATTCGATCGCTTTGTATCTGCCTcacaattaaataataaatgaggTGCAAGTAAACTCCACTTTTGCTTATCAGCCCATGATTACCTTCATATTGGTTAGATTGAATAAGAATACTTCCATTCGATTAAGTTAATTAGTAATAATGTAACCACTCTTGCAGTAAACCCGAACAATACAGTGACGTTCTTGGGGATCTGGCTAAAACAGCCCGACCAGTAGGAATCACCTTCCTAGAGATGCTCACCCTAATGGATCAATGCAAGGAACTTGAGGAGATTTCTGGGACCATTAAACGTAGCAGCCGCAATTCCACAACAAACCCATTCGAAAATGCCCGTGGAATACTGGCCAATGATCCATTCACCTTGTTTAGAGGCATTATTCCAGGTCAATATCTAAGGGTTCATTAATGTTTGCAATGTTAGGGCATAggaacttcttttttttctctatccatttggtttttcaaaaatatcaaatttccaaGGAATAAAGACCTTATGTTTCAGGAACAAAGTGGTGTGGCACGGGCGACATAGCGAAAAACTACTATGACTTAGGGACGGAATCCTCAGTAGATGTTTGTTGCAGAACTCACGACTTGTGTCCGGTCAAAGTGAGATCTAGATCCCATAAGTATAACTTATCCAACAACTCCCTGTATACAAAATCGCACTGTGCATGCGACGAACATCTCTATGATTGCCTCAAGAAACAGCAAGATGCTCCCATAGCTAATATCATGGGGAGCATTTACTTCAATTTAGCCAGTTTGGAATGTGTTGCAGACGGAAAAGAAGGGAGGATATTTAGGCGGCCAAGGCGAAGGTTctagattttatttagttgGGGATTTTGTATATACAAGagtgttatttattaaaccaataagttattatttattgacaaaatttatttaactgtgatgttttaataaaaaagaatttcaGTAATGTATAAGTTTTCTTATAATTCACGTTTTATTGTTCACACCCTGGAGTGGTAATAACACACTTTTAACTGTAAGCTTTATTAGAAACTAGTTAAATGCACATACAAACTTATACACGAAGGCAAAAAGAGCagtaaatctaaattttcttatcaCGACCGACGGGTTTTAACCAAGGTCTGACCGTTCGCTTCGCGGAATGctcaaactttattttttcacatacaaaaaataatactagATAAAAGTTAAATCCAATACATATACTATAAACAGTAATAACATATAATACATAAGCAATACCACTACATGCAGCAGCATTACCAGCTAACTACTAAACAGTAGATACCtcatcaaaacattttaatatgcatggtgatttattcaatatttttgtctggtaaataataaaagtgcTCAAAAGcgtgaaaaaatattactgatcttttttattattggtcATTGCTTGATTATAAGTAGGCggattttcctataaaaaaaaagggtaaaattaataatgtgcAAAGAAGGGTACATGGAGTTTAACTTACATAATATGCAGGTGGGGGAACGTATGCCATTTGAGGTCTATTGGGGTCGTAGTAGGCCGACTGTGCTGCTTCTGCAGCCTTAGCGTctggaattaaattttattgttgaaaatgtattatatCGATTCTTGAATTTACCCTAGCACAGACATGTTTCTAAGTATGAAAATCTTGGAATCTTTACCTCGGGTAAATCAACAAGAGTCTAGAAAAAGTTAGGCTGCtagacaaaaatttaaattagaattacCTCTCCCTCTTTTTGTAAAAGCGAGCTACAGAGCTACTAATGTTCTTTGTAATCTGATAAATTGAATATCCGTGGTACCAAATGAATGTCACAGACTCGTTTTGTGCTAACAAGATCTAAACAGATAATATCACCTGCAGAATTCGTAAATCCACCAGCTGCTCCCGGAGGTGGGTAACCTCCAGCGGCACCCTGCGGAGGTCCGTATCCACCTGGAGCCCCATATCCTGGAGCGCCCTGTCCAGGAGCTCCGTATCCAGGAGCAGATGGACCGTATCCATTGGGTTGACCTCCAGGGTAAATTCCAGGATAAGGCGGTGGTGCGTCACTCATAAATACTCCGTCAGTGGGTGGGTGCTGAGGGAAAACGTGCGTAGGAGGTATCCAGCCATAGTatccttagaaaaaaaaaacacaattcatttttccattattaattGCTGTCATTAATACATAAATTTGTGTGTCTAATAACTGCAgagtgatcatttaaatttcatatttagtaAGCTGTGGAATTTGTTAAGGAAAAGAACGTGTGTTGATTATCGTTTGCGCATATTTGGTTACCTAAGTAACCTACATCATTTTTTATGCCTAAATGTTTCTGCCGGAGACATTTAGccaatcattatttattattttgattatttaccaTTCAGCacctttgtatttttttgttttcctttctctgttattttattaattttatccgttttatgaaaaaatagtCTTGTTTAAGATCACGGtcgtttgtttaaattcggTTTCCTGTACCTACCGCAAAATGGTGTTTGCGGACGagaagaaaacatttatgattGAAACATATTTTCGTAATGGACATCAAATTAATGGAGAATAGATTTAAGAAGTTCATCctgttttcgagaatttcgtgaaaaatttcctgaagttgTAACAGATAAACTGAACTTCGCAAATATACTGAAGtatgttgtaaatttatttcatgaaACCGGCAGCATTCAGAGAAAGTCAGGCAGCAGAAGACCGAAAAAACGAACTCCAGACACTGTAGAAAATGTAAGATAAATGATGCGTGAAAACCCAAATACTTGGTtagatatataaatttaaatgatcactcAGTATTAACCATATAACACAACTAATAGTATGTAGGAACTCATTACATTTCCCAGAATCAAATGTCACACAAATTTAATTCCTATTTTCTATcatgataaattcaaaattgaataaaacttAAACCTACTTATTCACTTGAAAAACTTAGGCCACTCATTAACACTCATGGACGTAATCGTTCTTCTCGCCAGTAAACAAGGGTTTAATTTGCTTGCTATACATATAACTATCAATAAAGCCAGAAAATTCAGCTCACCTTGAGGTGGTGGGGCATAAGCAGGGGGAGGAGCTGCATACCACTGAGGTTGTGCTGGTTCGTAAGGTGGTGGAGCATTATTCATGGCTCCTCTAGTAgctaaaacaataatatatctTATATAAcacaacttttaatatgtgCTAAAAAGAGAGTTTTCCCCTCATATGGTTCCTTACAGCCATATCACGTTCTTAGAGGTGTGTTTTAGTACTATTTATATTTGAGTTGCAAAGCAGTAggccaaaaaaaattttatttcacggccaagtaaataaattgtacGCGTTTAGGAATGAAATATTAGTTGACTTCAAAGATTAAAGATGCATTTAAGATGTATGAATTAAGTGCAGGTTAAATCAACAAATTGATAAAGAACTGTACATACTCACCTCCAGAGATATCCTCACCTAAAGctaaaaaaaagatttcaaTTGTATTTGACAACTTCTAGTCCCACTTCTAGTTTTGCTAGTCTAATAacatacttaataaatttgccAGTACAGATATTAAGTATGTTATAGCTAATTATCTGGTAACTGTTCATCAGGGGATAACTGCTCTAATAAATACATCATCTGATGAGAGAATATTGTCattctatataaaaatgt
Encoded here:
- the LOC136411646 gene encoding uncharacterized protein; this encodes MYPSLTPNLKLTPSSNINQYVVVLALLLLFCVLETNCKPSVGGLRFRGPFAPPDESRQNLKNYTGRRVSDSIRMVYFHDQTVAVVELGPRKLLLNCEVIEVFKPEQYSDVLGDLAKTARPVGITFLEMLTLMDQCKELEEISGTIKRSSRNSTTNPFENARGILANDPFTLFRGIIPGTKWCGTGDIAKNYYDLGTESSVDVCCRTHDLCPVKVRSRSHKYNLSNNSLYTKSHCACDEHLYDCLKKQQDAPIANIMGSIYFNLASLECVADGKEGRIFRRPRRRF
- the Wbp2 gene encoding WW domain-binding protein 2 isoform X1; amino-acid sequence: MSLNTAHINGGVLIHSGEQILLFSDNVHIEWSGQEANVFKGKKSGRIFLTTHRVIYNSGSQTEEMQSFSFPFVTLSEVEIEQPVFGANYVKGKVRAQPNGNWVGEAKFKMTFKHGGAIEFGQALLRAAHYALGEDISGATRGAMNNAPPPYEPAQPQWYAAPPPAYAPPPQGYYGWIPPTHVFPQHPPTDGVFMSDAPPPYPGIYPGGQPNGYGPSAPGYGAPGQGAPGYGAPGGYGPPQGAAGGYPPPGAAGGFTNSADAKAAEAAQSAYYDPNRPQMAYVPPPAYYENPPTYNQAMTNNKKDQ
- the Wbp2 gene encoding WW domain-binding protein 2 isoform X2, producing MSLNTAHINGGVLIHSGEQILLFSDNVHIEWSGQEANVFKGKKSGRIFLTTHRVIYNSGSQTEEMQSFSFPFVTLSEVEIEQPVFGANYVKGKVRAQPNGNWVGEAKFKMTFKHGGAIEFGQALLRAAHYATRGAMNNAPPPYEPAQPQWYAAPPPAYAPPPQGYYGWIPPTHVFPQHPPTDGVFMSDAPPPYPGIYPGGQPNGYGPSAPGYGAPGQGAPGYGAPGGYGPPQGAAGGYPPPGAAGGFTNSADAKAAEAAQSAYYDPNRPQMAYVPPPAYYENPPTYNQAMTNNKKDQ